One stretch of Microplitis mediator isolate UGA2020A chromosome 9, iyMicMedi2.1, whole genome shotgun sequence DNA includes these proteins:
- the LOC130675138 gene encoding tyrosine-protein phosphatase 10D isoform X3 encodes MSWKCIVIVLTIEVWSSNSADLAIEIPGNLTQHGTWYRLDYNPPVGDPPPNTRIPAVDIGDVIKFQNGLPGTKYEFWLYYNNGTLHDWLTWTASITTAPDPPSNLTVLVRNGKTAIVYWSPPAQGNYSGFRMRVQSFNDATNPPSTTRTSVISADAIPYTLRDLTPGATYSLQLFTVLEAKESVAYTSRNFTTKPNTPGKFIVWFRNETTLLVLWQPPYPAGIYTHYKVSIEPPDAIESVFYVEKEGEPPGPAQAAFKDLVPGRAYNISVQTVSEDETSAPTTAQYRTVPLRPLNVTFDRSSITSSSFRVFWSPPNGSSEFDKYQVSLGSNRRFPPVTRNRYEEDSTMWEFNDLEAGKSYQVVVKTVSGKVTSWPASGDITLKPLPVRDLRASIDERMLEVSWRPDNASTQDSYRLEYHEVDSTSITGDSNTLTIEKTRVVLEALLPGRNYTIIVAAISNKVESNETIIYQVTRPSSPIIEDLKSIERGLNISWKSDVNSRQEKFEITHTRNDTGESATTLTTESHIILEDLYPGAGYEVKVFAISHGLKSEPHDYFQAVLPHPPQHLRIDRVDQHNKSVFVHWSPPISSLFSEYTIRYRTEDEPHWTRLPSVRRTEAEVTEMTPGERYTIQVNTVSFGVESLYPLQVNHTVAPNPVVNITPVIDSTNVTLEFVRPAGRIELFIITWWPTDNLSDVRSKNVTGLDDESEHDLEEKTERFVVEGLMPGAEYSFSIITTSYELFSDVTNITSRTMPLIQSEVVIVVDRDVVNVLALRYTPTPILSSRFDLYRFRISDEVNTTTEKLVDDSDTKVTFTNLTAGRLYNVTAWTVSHGVASRPLYRQDRLYPQPIMAIQAVEINATWISLTWDVPTGEFDAFEVQFINSEGVLVQNITTDNHITIKDLHPWRNYTFTLVVCSGHQSNHHLRRSHPVSASFTTSESFPGRVEKFDPTDIQPSDISFQWHLSAAEFNGVITKFTITYQLDGSKHTQAKDFKATESRGVIKGLIPGKTYAFSIQAKTKVGYGPETVWRQKMPILAPPKPPTQVVPTEVCRTSTTIQIRFRKNYFSEQHGSVIAYTVIVAEDDSKNASGLEMPSWRDVQAYSIWPPYQVMEPYYPFKNSSVEDFTIGTENCDLKLVGYCNGPLKSGSTYRVKVRAFTAPDKFTDTSYSFAIQTEGLLLMAADKDNTAIIVGVTVPIVLLLTLLGIGLLVRRHRNQLRKIAEPRGGGPTDNLSLPDSVIETSRPVRIENFAEHYRIMSADSDFRFSEEFEELKHVGRDQPCTAADLPCNRPKNRFTNILPYDHSRFKLQPVDDEEGSDYINANYVPGHNSPREFIVTQGPLHATRDDFWRMVWESNSRAIVMLTRCFEKGRDKCDHYWPMDTGPVYYGDISVTILNETRYPDWSITEFMLCRGDVKRVIQHFHFTTWPDFGVPSPPQTLARFVRAFRERVRPDQRPIVVHCSAGVGRSGTFITLDRILQQIQVSDYVDIFGIVWIMRKERVWMVQTEQQYICIHQCLLAVLEGQDTTGPPREIHDNAGFEDDEGIAESGM; translated from the exons GTCTGGTCATCAAACTCAGCAGACCTGGCAATAGAAATCCCTGGGAATCTGACCCAACACGGCACATGGTACCGTTTGGACTACAACCCACCAGTTGGGGACCCACCACCCAATACCCGGATCCCCGCTGTAGACATCGGAGACGTGATAAAGTTTCAAAACGGCCTACCGGGAACTAAATACGAGTTCTGGTTGTATTACAACAATGGAACCTTGCATGACTGGTTAACATGGACCGCGTCTATAACGACAGCACCCGACCCACCATCAAACCTGACTGTCCTAGTCAGGAACGGCAAGACCGCGATCGTCTACTGGTCGCCTCCCGCGCAAGGCAACTACTCGGGCTTCCGAATGCGCGTCCAAAGCTTCAACGACGCGACAAATCCTCCATCCACAACTCGTACTAGCGTAATTTCTGCAGACGCGATTCCTTATACCCTTCGCGATCTGACCCCCGGTGCCACGTACTCGCTCCAGCTCTTTACCGTACTCGAGGCCAAAGAGAGTGTCGCCTACACCAGTCGTAATTTTACCACCAAACCCAACACTCCAGGCAAATTCATCGTCTGGTTCCGTAATGAAACGACTTTGCTAGTACTTTGGCAGCCACCTTACCCTGCTGGGATCTACACCCACTACAAGGTGAGCATCGAGCCACCAGATGCAATCGAATCAGTATTTTACGTTGAGAAAGAAGGCGAGCCACCTGGACCAGCTCAGGCGGCATTCAAAGATCTGGTGCCTGGTCGCGCTTACAACATCTCCGTCCAAACGGTCTCTGAAGACGAGACGTCTGCGCCCACTACTGCTCAATATCGGACTGTACCTCTAAGGCCACTTAATGTTACATTTGATCGTTCTTCCATTACCTCCAGTAGCTTTCGTGTCTTCTGGAGTCCACCTAATGGCTCGTCTGAGTTCGATAAGTACCAGGTGTCATTAGGCAGCAATAGACGTTTTCCTCCAGTTACGCGGAATCGCTACGAAGAAGACAGCACCATGTGGGAGTTTAATGATCTAGAAGCTGGTAAATCCTACCAAGTTGTTGTCAAAACCGTTTCCGGCAAAGTCACCAGCTGGCCAGCGAGTGGTGACATCACATTGAAACCACTTCCAGTCCGTGATCTGCGTGCTAGCATTGACGAGCGTATGCTTGAAGTTTCTTGGCGACCTGACAATGCCAGCACTCAGGACAGCTATCGGCTAGAGTATCATGAAGTTGACTCGACCTCCATTACCGGTGACAGCAACACACTGACTATTGAAAAAACTCGCGTTGTCCTGGAAGCGCTACTACCTGGTAGGAATTACACGATAATAGTCGCAGCGATCTCCAACAAAGTCGAGTCTAATGAAACGATAATTTACCAGGTGACGAGGCCTTCGAGTCCGATCATCGAAGACCTCAAGTCCATTGAACGTGGACTGAATATCTCGTGGAAGAGTGACGTTAACTCACGGCAAGAAAAGTTCGAAATAACTCACACGCGAAATGATACCGGGGAAAGCGCAACCACGTTGACGACCGAGTCCCATATTATCCTGGAAGATCTGTACCCTGGAGCGGGGTACGAGGTGAAGGTCTTTGCGATCAGTCACGGTCTTAAGAGCGAACCCCATGACTATTTCCAAGCGGTCTTGCCCCATCCACCCCAGCATTTGAGAATCGATCGCGTTGATCAGCATAACAAGTCAGTATTTGTGCACTGGAGTCCACCAATCAGTTCGCTCTTCAGTGAGTACACCATCAGATACCGCACTGAAGACGAGCCTCACTGGACCAGGCTGCCTAGTGTCCGTAGAACCGAAGCAGAGGTTACAGAAATGACTCCCGGAGAACGATACACCATCCAAGTCAACACAGTGAGCTTTGGCGTTGAAAGCCTCTACCCGCTGCAAGTAAACCACACCGTAGCACCCAACCCCGTGGTCAATATCACCCCCGTCATTGATTCGACCAACGTTACCCTCGAGTTCGTCCGTCCTGCAGGCAGAATTGAGCTCTTCATCATCACATGGTGGCCTACGGACAATCTGTCAGACGTCAGGTCCAAGAACGTCACCGGGCTGGACGATGAGTCCGAGCACGACCTAGAGGAGAAGACCGAGAGGTTCGTAGTCGAGGGCCTTATGCCAGGTGCCGAGTACTCTTTCTCTATCATTACGACATCCTACGAGCTGTTTAGCGACGTAACCAATATTACAAGTCGCACGATGCCCCTGATTCAGTCTGAGGTCGTGATCGTTGTCGACCGTGACGTTGTCAATGTCCTGGCGCTACGTTACACTCCAACGCCGATTCTATCGTCACGGTTCGATCTCTACAGGTTCCGTATCAGTGACGAAGTGAACACGACCACGGAAAAGCTGGTTGATGATAGCGATACCAAGGTGACCTTCACTAATTTGACAGCTGGTAGGCTTTACAACGTAACTGCCTGGACCGTGAGCCATGGGGTTGCTAGTCGGCCGCTCTACCGCCAGGATCGTCTTTATCCTCAACCAATAATGGCAATCCAGGCCGTAGAAATAAACGCCACGTGGATCAGTCTCACTTGGGATGTTCCCACTGGGGAATTCGACGCTTTCGAAGTCCAGTTCATCAACAGTGAAGGCGTTCTCGTGCAGAACATCACCACGGACAACCATATCACCATAAAAGACCTACATCCTTGGCGTAACTACACGTTCACTCTGGTAGTCTGTTCCGGTCATCAATCTAACCATCATCTGAGACGGTCTCATCCAGTAAGCGCGAGTTTTACCACCAGCGAATCATTCCCCGGTCGCGTAGAGAAGTTCGATCCCACGGACATACAGCCCAGTGACATCAGCTTCCAGTGGCACTTGTCTGCTGCGGAATTTAATGGCGTCATCACTAAATTCACTATCACCTACCAATTGGACGGGTCCAAGCACACTCAGGCCAAGGACTTCAAGGCCACGGAATCTCGAGGCGTCATCAAAGGATTGATACCCGGTAAAACGTATGCTTTTAGCATCCAGGCAAAGACCAAAGTTGGCTACGGCCCGGAAACTGTTTGGAGACAGAAGATGCCCATTTTGGCCCCACCTAAACCACCCACTCAGGTCGTGCCAACTGAAGTCTGCCGGACCAGTACCACGATTCAGATTAGATTCAGAAAGAATTACTTCAGCGAGCAGCATGGGTCCGTTATTGCCTACACGGTCATTGTGGCGGAAGATGACAGCAAGAATGCTTCCGGTTTAGAGATGCCCAGTTGGAGGGACGTTCAGGCCTACAGTATTTGGCCTCCCTACCAG GTCATGGAGCCTTACTACCCATTCAAAAACAGTTCAGTTGAGGACTTTACAATAGGGACCGAAAACTGTGACCTCAAATTAGTTGGTTACTGCAATGGACCTTTGAAATCTGGGTCTACTTATCGGGTCAAAGTCCGCGCATTCACGGCACCCGATAAATTTACCGACACCAGTTACAGCTTCGCTATACAAACTG AAGGATTGCTGCTAATGGCAGCCG ATAAGGACAATACGGCGATTATTGTGGGTGTTACTGTGCCAATTGTTTTGCTGTTGACGTTACTGGGGATCGGGTTGCTGGTAAGGAGACACAGGAACCAGCTGAGGAAGATCGCCGAGCCTAGAGGAGGGGGTCCAACGGATAATTTGTCATTGCCGGATAGTGTCATCGAGACTAG CCGACCAGTGAGAATAGAAAACTTCGCCGAGCACTACAGAATAATGTCAGCAGATTCGGACTTCCGGTTCTCCGAAGAGTTTGAGGAACTGAAACATGTCGGCCGTGACCAGCCGTGCACTGCAGCGGACTTGCCATGCAATCGTCCGAAGAATCGTTTCACCAACATCCTGCCCTACGACCACAGCCGCTTCAAACTCCAGCCCGTCGACGACGAAGAGGGTTCCGATTACATAAACGCAAACTACGTGCCGGGCCACAATTCTCCACGTGAATTCATCGTCACCCAAGGGCCGCTGCACGCGACTCGCGACGACTTCTGGCGCATGGTCTGGGAGAGTAACAGTCGTGCTATCGTCATGCTGACGAGATGTTTCGAGAAGGGAAGAGATAAATGCGACCACTACTGGCCCATGGACACAGGACCTGTTTATTATGGCGATATATCTGTTACTATACTCAATGAAACACGTTATCCTGATTGGAGTATCACCGAATTTATGCTCTGTCGT GGTGACGTCAAAAGAGTGATCCAGCACTTCCATTTCACAACTTGGCCCGATTTCGGAGTTCCTAGTCCGCCCCAAACTCTCGCGCGGTTCGTGCGAGCGTTCCGTGAGCGAGTGAGACCCGATCAGCGGCCGATCGTCGTCCACTGCAGTGCCGGCGTAGGTCGGAGCGGTACTTTTATAACTCTCGACCGTATTCTACAGCAGATCCAGGTCTCCGATTACGTCGATATCTTTGGGATCGTCTGGATAATGCGGAAAGAGCGGGTATGGATGGTACAAACAGAGCAACAGTACATTTGCATACATCAGTGTCTGCTTGCGGTTCTCGAGGGCCAAGACACTACGGGACCACCAAGAGAAATTCACGACAATGCCGGTTTCgaag atgATGAAGGAATTGCTGAGTCAGGAATGTGA
- the LOC130675138 gene encoding tyrosine-protein phosphatase 10D isoform X5 gives MSWKCIVIVLTIEVWSSNSADLAIEIPGNLTQHGTWYRLDYNPPVGDPPPNTRIPAVDIGDVIKFQNGLPGTKYEFWLYYNNGTLHDWLTWTASITTAPDPPSNLTVLVRNGKTAIVYWSPPAQGNYSGFRMRVQSFNDATNPPSTTRTSVISADAIPYTLRDLTPGATYSLQLFTVLEAKESVAYTSRNFTTKPNTPGKFIVWFRNETTLLVLWQPPYPAGIYTHYKVSIEPPDAIESVFYVEKEGEPPGPAQAAFKDLVPGRAYNISVQTVSEDETSAPTTAQYRTVPLRPLNVTFDRSSITSSSFRVFWSPPNGSSEFDKYQVSLGSNRRFPPVTRNRYEEDSTMWEFNDLEAGKSYQVVVKTVSGKVTSWPASGDITLKPLPVRDLRASIDERMLEVSWRPDNASTQDSYRLEYHEVDSTSITGDSNTLTIEKTRVVLEALLPGRNYTIIVAAISNKVESNETIIYQVTRPSSPIIEDLKSIERGLNISWKSDVNSRQEKFEITHTRNDTGESATTLTTESHIILEDLYPGAGYEVKVFAISHGLKSEPHDYFQAVLPHPPQHLRIDRVDQHNKSVFVHWSPPISSLFSEYTIRYRTEDEPHWTRLPSVRRTEAEVTEMTPGERYTIQVNTVSFGVESLYPLQVNHTVAPNPVVNITPVIDSTNVTLEFVRPAGRIELFIITWWPTDNLSDVRSKNVTGLDDESEHDLEEKTERFVVEGLMPGAEYSFSIITTSYELFSDVTNITSRTMPLIQSEVVIVVDRDVVNVLALRYTPTPILSSRFDLYRFRISDEVNTTTEKLVDDSDTKVTFTNLTAGRLYNVTAWTVSHGVASRPLYRQDRLYPQPIMAIQAVEINATWISLTWDVPTGEFDAFEVQFINSEGVLVQNITTDNHITIKDLHPWRNYTFTLVVCSGHQSNHHLRRSHPVSASFTTSESFPGRVEKFDPTDIQPSDISFQWHLSAAEFNGVITKFTITYQLDGSKHTQAKDFKATESRGVIKGLIPGKTYAFSIQAKTKVGYGPETVWRQKMPILAPPKPPTQVVPTEVCRTSTTIQIRFRKNYFSEQHGSVIAYTVIVAEDDSKNASGLEMPSWRDVQAYSIWPPYQVMEPYYPFKNSSVEDFTIGTENCDLKLVGYCNGPLKSGSTYRVKVRAFTAPDKFTDTSYSFAIQTDKDNTAIIVGVTVPIVLLLTLLGIGLLVRRHRNQLRKIAEPRGGGPTDNLSLPDSVIETSRPVRIENFAEHYRIMSADSDFRFSEEFEELKHVGRDQPCTAADLPCNRPKNRFTNILPYDHSRFKLQPVDDEEGSDYINANYVPGHNSPREFIVTQGPLHATRDDFWRMVWESNSRAIVMLTRCFEKGRDKCDHYWPMDTGPVYYGDISVTILNETRYPDWSITEFMLCRGDVKRVIQHFHFTTWPDFGVPSPPQTLARFVRAFRERVRPDQRPIVVHCSAGVGRSGTFITLDRILQQIQVSDYVDIFGIVWIMRKERVWMVQTEQQYICIHQCLLAVLEGQDTTGPPREIHDNAGFEDDEGIAESGM, from the exons GTCTGGTCATCAAACTCAGCAGACCTGGCAATAGAAATCCCTGGGAATCTGACCCAACACGGCACATGGTACCGTTTGGACTACAACCCACCAGTTGGGGACCCACCACCCAATACCCGGATCCCCGCTGTAGACATCGGAGACGTGATAAAGTTTCAAAACGGCCTACCGGGAACTAAATACGAGTTCTGGTTGTATTACAACAATGGAACCTTGCATGACTGGTTAACATGGACCGCGTCTATAACGACAGCACCCGACCCACCATCAAACCTGACTGTCCTAGTCAGGAACGGCAAGACCGCGATCGTCTACTGGTCGCCTCCCGCGCAAGGCAACTACTCGGGCTTCCGAATGCGCGTCCAAAGCTTCAACGACGCGACAAATCCTCCATCCACAACTCGTACTAGCGTAATTTCTGCAGACGCGATTCCTTATACCCTTCGCGATCTGACCCCCGGTGCCACGTACTCGCTCCAGCTCTTTACCGTACTCGAGGCCAAAGAGAGTGTCGCCTACACCAGTCGTAATTTTACCACCAAACCCAACACTCCAGGCAAATTCATCGTCTGGTTCCGTAATGAAACGACTTTGCTAGTACTTTGGCAGCCACCTTACCCTGCTGGGATCTACACCCACTACAAGGTGAGCATCGAGCCACCAGATGCAATCGAATCAGTATTTTACGTTGAGAAAGAAGGCGAGCCACCTGGACCAGCTCAGGCGGCATTCAAAGATCTGGTGCCTGGTCGCGCTTACAACATCTCCGTCCAAACGGTCTCTGAAGACGAGACGTCTGCGCCCACTACTGCTCAATATCGGACTGTACCTCTAAGGCCACTTAATGTTACATTTGATCGTTCTTCCATTACCTCCAGTAGCTTTCGTGTCTTCTGGAGTCCACCTAATGGCTCGTCTGAGTTCGATAAGTACCAGGTGTCATTAGGCAGCAATAGACGTTTTCCTCCAGTTACGCGGAATCGCTACGAAGAAGACAGCACCATGTGGGAGTTTAATGATCTAGAAGCTGGTAAATCCTACCAAGTTGTTGTCAAAACCGTTTCCGGCAAAGTCACCAGCTGGCCAGCGAGTGGTGACATCACATTGAAACCACTTCCAGTCCGTGATCTGCGTGCTAGCATTGACGAGCGTATGCTTGAAGTTTCTTGGCGACCTGACAATGCCAGCACTCAGGACAGCTATCGGCTAGAGTATCATGAAGTTGACTCGACCTCCATTACCGGTGACAGCAACACACTGACTATTGAAAAAACTCGCGTTGTCCTGGAAGCGCTACTACCTGGTAGGAATTACACGATAATAGTCGCAGCGATCTCCAACAAAGTCGAGTCTAATGAAACGATAATTTACCAGGTGACGAGGCCTTCGAGTCCGATCATCGAAGACCTCAAGTCCATTGAACGTGGACTGAATATCTCGTGGAAGAGTGACGTTAACTCACGGCAAGAAAAGTTCGAAATAACTCACACGCGAAATGATACCGGGGAAAGCGCAACCACGTTGACGACCGAGTCCCATATTATCCTGGAAGATCTGTACCCTGGAGCGGGGTACGAGGTGAAGGTCTTTGCGATCAGTCACGGTCTTAAGAGCGAACCCCATGACTATTTCCAAGCGGTCTTGCCCCATCCACCCCAGCATTTGAGAATCGATCGCGTTGATCAGCATAACAAGTCAGTATTTGTGCACTGGAGTCCACCAATCAGTTCGCTCTTCAGTGAGTACACCATCAGATACCGCACTGAAGACGAGCCTCACTGGACCAGGCTGCCTAGTGTCCGTAGAACCGAAGCAGAGGTTACAGAAATGACTCCCGGAGAACGATACACCATCCAAGTCAACACAGTGAGCTTTGGCGTTGAAAGCCTCTACCCGCTGCAAGTAAACCACACCGTAGCACCCAACCCCGTGGTCAATATCACCCCCGTCATTGATTCGACCAACGTTACCCTCGAGTTCGTCCGTCCTGCAGGCAGAATTGAGCTCTTCATCATCACATGGTGGCCTACGGACAATCTGTCAGACGTCAGGTCCAAGAACGTCACCGGGCTGGACGATGAGTCCGAGCACGACCTAGAGGAGAAGACCGAGAGGTTCGTAGTCGAGGGCCTTATGCCAGGTGCCGAGTACTCTTTCTCTATCATTACGACATCCTACGAGCTGTTTAGCGACGTAACCAATATTACAAGTCGCACGATGCCCCTGATTCAGTCTGAGGTCGTGATCGTTGTCGACCGTGACGTTGTCAATGTCCTGGCGCTACGTTACACTCCAACGCCGATTCTATCGTCACGGTTCGATCTCTACAGGTTCCGTATCAGTGACGAAGTGAACACGACCACGGAAAAGCTGGTTGATGATAGCGATACCAAGGTGACCTTCACTAATTTGACAGCTGGTAGGCTTTACAACGTAACTGCCTGGACCGTGAGCCATGGGGTTGCTAGTCGGCCGCTCTACCGCCAGGATCGTCTTTATCCTCAACCAATAATGGCAATCCAGGCCGTAGAAATAAACGCCACGTGGATCAGTCTCACTTGGGATGTTCCCACTGGGGAATTCGACGCTTTCGAAGTCCAGTTCATCAACAGTGAAGGCGTTCTCGTGCAGAACATCACCACGGACAACCATATCACCATAAAAGACCTACATCCTTGGCGTAACTACACGTTCACTCTGGTAGTCTGTTCCGGTCATCAATCTAACCATCATCTGAGACGGTCTCATCCAGTAAGCGCGAGTTTTACCACCAGCGAATCATTCCCCGGTCGCGTAGAGAAGTTCGATCCCACGGACATACAGCCCAGTGACATCAGCTTCCAGTGGCACTTGTCTGCTGCGGAATTTAATGGCGTCATCACTAAATTCACTATCACCTACCAATTGGACGGGTCCAAGCACACTCAGGCCAAGGACTTCAAGGCCACGGAATCTCGAGGCGTCATCAAAGGATTGATACCCGGTAAAACGTATGCTTTTAGCATCCAGGCAAAGACCAAAGTTGGCTACGGCCCGGAAACTGTTTGGAGACAGAAGATGCCCATTTTGGCCCCACCTAAACCACCCACTCAGGTCGTGCCAACTGAAGTCTGCCGGACCAGTACCACGATTCAGATTAGATTCAGAAAGAATTACTTCAGCGAGCAGCATGGGTCCGTTATTGCCTACACGGTCATTGTGGCGGAAGATGACAGCAAGAATGCTTCCGGTTTAGAGATGCCCAGTTGGAGGGACGTTCAGGCCTACAGTATTTGGCCTCCCTACCAG GTCATGGAGCCTTACTACCCATTCAAAAACAGTTCAGTTGAGGACTTTACAATAGGGACCGAAAACTGTGACCTCAAATTAGTTGGTTACTGCAATGGACCTTTGAAATCTGGGTCTACTTATCGGGTCAAAGTCCGCGCATTCACGGCACCCGATAAATTTACCGACACCAGTTACAGCTTCGCTATACAAACTG ATAAGGACAATACGGCGATTATTGTGGGTGTTACTGTGCCAATTGTTTTGCTGTTGACGTTACTGGGGATCGGGTTGCTGGTAAGGAGACACAGGAACCAGCTGAGGAAGATCGCCGAGCCTAGAGGAGGGGGTCCAACGGATAATTTGTCATTGCCGGATAGTGTCATCGAGACTAG CCGACCAGTGAGAATAGAAAACTTCGCCGAGCACTACAGAATAATGTCAGCAGATTCGGACTTCCGGTTCTCCGAAGAGTTTGAGGAACTGAAACATGTCGGCCGTGACCAGCCGTGCACTGCAGCGGACTTGCCATGCAATCGTCCGAAGAATCGTTTCACCAACATCCTGCCCTACGACCACAGCCGCTTCAAACTCCAGCCCGTCGACGACGAAGAGGGTTCCGATTACATAAACGCAAACTACGTGCCGGGCCACAATTCTCCACGTGAATTCATCGTCACCCAAGGGCCGCTGCACGCGACTCGCGACGACTTCTGGCGCATGGTCTGGGAGAGTAACAGTCGTGCTATCGTCATGCTGACGAGATGTTTCGAGAAGGGAAGAGATAAATGCGACCACTACTGGCCCATGGACACAGGACCTGTTTATTATGGCGATATATCTGTTACTATACTCAATGAAACACGTTATCCTGATTGGAGTATCACCGAATTTATGCTCTGTCGT GGTGACGTCAAAAGAGTGATCCAGCACTTCCATTTCACAACTTGGCCCGATTTCGGAGTTCCTAGTCCGCCCCAAACTCTCGCGCGGTTCGTGCGAGCGTTCCGTGAGCGAGTGAGACCCGATCAGCGGCCGATCGTCGTCCACTGCAGTGCCGGCGTAGGTCGGAGCGGTACTTTTATAACTCTCGACCGTATTCTACAGCAGATCCAGGTCTCCGATTACGTCGATATCTTTGGGATCGTCTGGATAATGCGGAAAGAGCGGGTATGGATGGTACAAACAGAGCAACAGTACATTTGCATACATCAGTGTCTGCTTGCGGTTCTCGAGGGCCAAGACACTACGGGACCACCAAGAGAAATTCACGACAATGCCGGTTTCgaag atgATGAAGGAATTGCTGAGTCAGGAATGTGA